The Perca fluviatilis chromosome 2, GENO_Pfluv_1.0, whole genome shotgun sequence genome includes a region encoding these proteins:
- the bet1l gene encoding BET1-like protein: MADWNRGHGSVDDLLDAENKRLAENLATKVSRLKSLAYDIDREADDQNEYLDSMDSNFLSATGLLSGSVKRFSTMVRSGRDNRRILCYVSVGLVLVFFLLYYMVSRIQR, encoded by the exons ATGGCGGACTGGAATAGAG GTCATGGCTCTGTGGACGACCTGCTGGATGCTGAAAACAAACGGCTGGCTGAGAACCTGGCCACCAAAGTCTCCAGACTGAAATCT CTGGCGTACGACATCGACAGAGAGGCTGACGATCAGAACGAGTATCTGGACAGCATG gacTCAAACTTCCTGAGTGCGACGGGCCTGCTGAGCGGCAGCGTGAAGCGTTTCTCGACCATGGTCCGGTCCGGCAGAGACAACCGCCGCATCCTCTGCTACGTCTCCGTGGGCCTGGTCCTGGTCTTCTTCCTGCTTTACTACATGGTCTCCAGGATTCAACGCTGA
- the psmd8 gene encoding 26S proteasome non-ATPase regulatory subunit 8, producing MALKETAGLYETLKAEWNKKTPNLSKCGELLSKLKVSLLELNFLPTSGSALTKQQLILARDVLEIGALWSILKKDIPSFERYMAQLKCYYFDYKEELPEAAYMHQLLGLNLLFLLSQNRVSEFHTELERLSARDIQTNVYIRHPVSLEQYLMEGSYNKVFLAKGNIPAESYNFFIDILLDTIRDEIAGCIEKAYEQIQFSEATRVLFFSSPKKMTEYAKKRGWSLSPDGYYSFTTQQQRTEEVTIPSTELAQQVIEYARQLEMIV from the exons ATGGCGTTGAAAGAGACTGCGGGGCTGTATGAGACGCTCAAAGCAGAGTGGAACAAGAAAACCCCAAACCTGAGTAAATGTGGAGAACTTCTGAGCAAACTTAAG GTTTCATTACTGGAGCTGAACTTCTTACCTACCAGTGGGTCCGCGCTCACTAAGCAGCAGCTCATTTTAGCTC GTGATGTCCTTGAAATTGGAGCCTTGTGGAGTATCCTCAAGAAAGACATCCCGTCCTTTGAAAGATACATGGCCCAGCTAAAATGTTACTACTTTGATTACAA GGAAGAACTCCCTGAAGCTGCCTACATGCACCAGTTACTTGGACTCAACCTGCTCTTCCTGCTCTCACAGAACCGCGTGTCTGAGTTTCACACAGAACTGGAGCGACTGAGCGCACGAGATATTCAGACCAACGTATACATCAGACACCCAGTGTCCCTAGAGCAG TACTTGATGGAGGGAAGCTACAACAAGGTATTTCTCGCCAAAGGCAACATCCCTGCTGAGAGCTACAACTTTTTTATAGATATTCTGCTCGACACAATTCG TGATGAGATCGCAGGCTGCATAGAGAAAGCATATGAGCAGATCCAGTTCAGTGAAGCCACCCGTGTGCTTTTCTTCAGTTCCCCAAAAAAGATGACAGAGTATGCCAAGAAG agGGGATGGAGTCTGAGCCCAGATGGCTATTACTCTTTCACCACTCAGCAGCAGCGGACAGAAGAGGTGACCATCCCATCCACGGAGCTGGCTCAACAGGTCATTGAATATGCACGACAGCTGGAAATGATTGTGTAA